Below is a window of Aeromonas veronii DNA.
ATCACCACCAAGGTGGTGGGCGAGCAGGAGATGGCCGAACTCGGCATGAACTCCTATCTGGCAGTTGCTCGTGGTTCCGATAACGAAGCCATGATGGCCATTATCGAATACAAGGGTCATCCGGATGCCAAGCCCATCGTGCTGGTCGGCAAGGGTCTGACCTTTGACTCCGGCGGCATCTCCATCAAGCCTGCTGACGGCATGGACGAGATGAAGTACGACATGGGTGGCGCCGCCTCCGTGCTCGGTACCATGCATGCGCTGGCCCAGCTGCAGCTGCCGATCAACGTCATCGGTGTGCTGGCTGGCTGCGAGAACATGCCGGGTGGCAACGCCTATCGCCCGGGTGACATCCTCACCTCCATGTCCGGCCAGACCATCGAAGTGCTCAACACCGATGCGGAAGGTCGTCTGGTACTGTGTGATGCGCTGACCTATGTGGACCGCTTCGATCCGGAAACCGTGATCGATGTGGCGACCCTGACCGGTGCCTGCGTCATCGCGCTGGGCCACCACACCTCGGGGCTGCTGGCCAACCACAACCCGCTGGCCCACGAGCTGCTCAACGCCTCCGAGCAGGCGGGTGATCGCGCCTGGCGTCTGCCGCTGTTTGACGAGTATCAGGAGCAGATCGACAGCCCGTTCGCCGACATGGCCAACATCGGCGGTCGTCCGGCCGGGACCATCACCGCGGCCGCCTTCCTGTCACGCTTCACCAAGAAGTACAACTGGGCCCACCTGGATATCGCCGGGACCGCCTGGAAGAGTGGCAAGGACAAAGGCTCCACCGGTCGCCCGGTGCCGTTGCTGACCCAGTTCCTGCTGAACCGGGCTGGCGTGGATATCGAAGAGAAAGAGTAACTTTTTCATCCCTTCTGATGCTTGCATCAAAAGGGATGGCGTTACCCTGAACCACAAGGAAGAGGCCCGCCTCTTCCTTGTTTCATTCTTGAATCAGTGAGCTGCGAACGGGGAACGCCCCGTCAGCCTCATGAGGCGGTCAACAATCCGTCACCGCAAAACGGGATCAACCTGATGAGCCAAGTGACCTTTTACCTGATGAGCGAACAGGATGACGCGCAGGCCTCTGCGGTCGAGCGACTGGCCTGTACCCTGGCGGCCGAGTCTTGGGGCGCGGGCCATATCTACCTGTTGTGCAACGATGAGGCTCAGGCCCTGCGCCTCGACGAACTGCTGTGGCAGCTGCCGCCGGAGCGCTTCGTGCCGCACCAGTTGCAAGGCGAAAGCGGCATGGCCCCGGTGGAGATCGGCTTTCAGCCGCCGAAACGGCGCTACGCCCGCCTCATCAATCTGGCCACTGCGACACCTTTGTTTGCAGGACACTTCGCTCAAGTGGTAGATTTTGTCCCCACTGATGAAACACAAAAGCAGCAAGCCCGCGAGCGCTACAAGCACTATCGCCAGGCAGGCCATACCCTCGAAATGAGGGATCAGCCCGTCCTTGCCGCACCGGATCCGACGCAGCCCTGACTGCAACCAATTGATCCATAAAGAATCAACACCAGACTCCATCCATCCAGATTACGGCGAGACCATGGAAAAGACTTTTAATCACAACGCCATCGAACAGGCGCTCTATCAGCACTGGGAAGCCCAGGGTTACTTCAAGCCCCACGGCGACACCAGCAAAGACTCCTTCTGCATCATGATCCCGCCGCCGAACGTCACCGGCAGCCTGCACATGGGTCACGCCTTCCAGCAAACCCTGATGGATACCCTGATCCGCTACAACCGCATGCAGGGCAAAAACACCCTGTGGCAGGCAGGTACCGACCATGCCGGTATCGCCACCCAGATGGTGGTTGAGCGCAAGATCGCCGCAGAAGAGGGCAAAACTCGCCACGATTACGGCCGTGATGCCTTCATCGACAAGATTTGGCAGTGGAAGGAAGAGTCCGGTGGCACCATCACCCGCCAGATGCGCCGTCTGGGCGACTCCGTGGATTGGGAGCGCGAGCGCTTCACCATGGATGAGGGTCTCTCCGCCGCCGTGCAGGAAGTGTTCGTTCGTCTCTACGAAGATGGCCTGATGTACCGCGGCAAGCGTCTGGTGAACTGGGATCCGAAACTCAACACCGCCATCTCCGATCTGGAAGTGGAAAACCGCGAGATCAAGGGCCACATGTGGCACCTGCGCTATCCGCTGGCCAACGGCGCCAAGACCGCCGAAGGCAAGGATTACCTGATCGTCGCCACCACCCGTCCGGAGACCATGCTGGGCGATACCGCCGTGGCCGTGAACCCGGAAGACCCGCGCTACAAGGCGCTGATCGGCCAGCACATCCTGCTGCCGCTGGTGAACCGTCTGATCCCCATCGTCGCCGACGAACACGCCGACATGGAGAAGGGTACCGGTTGCGTGAAGATCACTCCGGCTCACGACTTCAACGATAACGAAGTGGGCAAGCGCCACAGCCTGCCGATGATCAATATCTTCACTCTGGACGCCCATGTGCGTGCCGAGGCCGAAGTGGTCGACACCAACGGCAACCCGAGCACCGCCTACGACGCCGCCCTACCGGCCGAGTTCGCCGGTCTGGAGCGCTTCGCCGCCCGCAAGGCGATTCTGGCCAAGCTCGAAGAACTGGGTCTGCTGGACGAGATCAAGGATCACGTACTGCAACAGCCGTACGGCGATCGCGGTGGCGTGCCCATCGAGCCGATGCTGACCGACCAGTGGTACGTGCGCGTGGCACCGATGGCCAAGACCGCCATCGAAGCGGTGGAAGATGGCCGCATCCAGTTCGTGCCGAAACAGTACGAAAACATGTACTTCTCCTGGATGCGCGACATTCAGGACTGGTGCGTCTCCCGTCAGCTGTGGTGGGGTCACCGCATCCCGGCATGGTATGACGACGCCGGCAATGTCTACGTGGGCCGTGACGAGGCGGAAGTGCGTGCCAAGCACAGCATCCCGTCCGTGACCACCCTGCGTCAGGACGAAGACGTACTCGACACCTGGTTCAGCTCCGCCCTGTGGACCTTCTCCACTCTGGGCTGGCCGAACAACACCGAGGCACTCAAGACCTTCCACCCGACCGACGTGCTGATGAGCGGCTTCGACATCATCTTCTTCTGGATTGCCCGGATGATCATGATGACCATGCACTTCATCAAGGACGAAAACGGCCAGCCGCAAGTCCCGTTCAAGACCGTCTACATCACCGGTCTGATCCGTGACGAAGAGGGCCAGAAGATGTCCAAGTCCAAGGGCAACGTGCTGGATCCGCTCGATATGATCGACGGCATCTCCTTGGAAGACCTGCTGGAGAAGCGCACCGGCAACATGATGCAGCCGCAGATGGCCGAGAAGATCGGCAAGCGTACCGCCAAACAGTTCCCGGAAGGGATCGAGGCACACGGTACCGACGCCCTGCGCTTCACGCTGGCGGCGCTGGCCTCTACCGGTCGTGACATCAACTGGGACATGAAGCGCCTGGACGGCTACAACAACTTCTGCAACAAGCTGTGGAACGCCTCCCGCTATGTGCTGATGAACACCGAAGATCAGGATTGCGGTTTCTCTTCGCAAGGTAATGGTGGCGAAATGCAGTTCAGTCTGGCGGATCGCTGGATCCAGTCCCAGCTGCAAGTGGCCATCCGTGACTTCCGCACTGCGCTCGATACCTACCGCTTCGACATCGCGGCTGGCGTGCTGTACGAATTTATCTGGAACCAGTTCTGTGACTGGTATCTGGAGCTGACCAAGCCGGTACTGGGCAAGGGTTCCGAGGCCGAGCAGCGCGCTGCCCGCCATACCCTGGTGACCGTGCTGGAAAGCCTGCTGCGTCTGGCACACCCGATCATCCCGTTCATCACCGAGACCATCTGGAAATCGGTCGCGCCGCTGGCTGGCGTACACGCCGACACCATCATGATTCAGGCCTTCCCGGAATTCGACGCCGCCAAGGTGGACGAAGCCGCGATGGCGGATCAGGAGTGGGTGAAGGAGTTCATCGTCAGCATCCGCAACATCCGCGCCGAGATGAACGTGGCGCCGAGCGTGCCCCTCAACGTGCTGCTCCAGTGCGATGCCAAGGATGCCCAGCGCGCCGCTGACAACGAGGCCTTCCTCAAGTCGCTGGCCCGTCTGGAATCCATCCGCGTACTGGCGGACGGTGAAACCGCCCCGCTGTCAGTGAAGAAGCTGATCGGTGCCACCGAGCTGATGATCCCGATGGCTGGTCTCATCGACAAGGATGCCGAGCTGGCCCGTCTGGCCAAAGAGGTTGCCCGTCTGGTGGGCGAGTGCGGCCGTATCGAAGGCAAGCTTGGCAACGAAGCCTTCGTCGCCAAGGCGCCGGAAGCGGTCATCGCCAAAGAGCGCGAGAAGCTGGAAGATTACCGTCTCCAGCTGACCAAGCTGGAAGCCCAGCAGGCCGAGATCGCCGCGCTGTAAGGCAGGCTGTCCGCAGTGTTCAGAAAGCCCCCGACTTCGGGGGCTTTGTTGTTTTTGTCATCTTGGCATATCCCTTGCTCTGAGTTGCTCACTATCCACAACAGTTTGGGAAGGATGAGCGATGAAACGGTGGATCCAACATTTCTATCAACTGAACCGCCTCAATTGGCTGATGGTCTGGTTGTTGCTCTGCTGCAGCATCATTTTGCTGTTTCCGGCCGGGCTGATGAAGGGGGCCGTGAGCCAATGGGCGGCGGATCATGCGGCCTGGCTGGGGGTCGGCATGCTGATCGCCATCTCCTACTTCTGCAGTCAGGGCTTCCTGATCGCCTGGGAGTGGGCGTGCGAAGAGTGGCAGGCGCGCCGTCAGCAGGACCAGCTGGCCCAGATGATCGGCTTCCTCGATTTCAACGAGAAGGCGGTGCTGCGCGAGTTCGTGCTGCAGCGTAAAAGCGTCATAAACTTGCCGATCACCGAGCCCGCCGTCAAAAACCTGATGGATGCCGGCGTCCTCACCTACGCCTACGGCAAGCCAGTGCGGGAGAAGGATGATGAGAACCAGATCCGCGCGCTGATGATCGCCCTGCCCGCCCGACCGCTGCTCACCTACAAGGTGCTGGGACTGTCGCGTGGCAAGATGAGCGACGAGCAGGTGGAGCAGATCATGAACGCCCGTCCCAAGTTCGCCCAGAAGGGATTCCAGCGCTAGACGCCACCCAACCGCCAGATGCACAAGAGCCGGACACTGTCCGGCTCTCTCATTTCTGCGCGATGTTCTGCTCAGCTTTCCCTTCTGCGTTCTACCCCTTGAGGCTGGAGCAGAAGCTCACATCCGCGATTTTGGTCACCGGATCGACGCTGTGATAGAGCTCGAAACAGGGTCGATCATCAAATTCGAAACCGGCCGCCACCACCTCACCGATATGCTGTTGCCAGAGCGCGGGATATTGGGCCGGGTCGGTCACGGTGAAACGTGACTGGCCATAACGGCCACCCGCCAGCGGCTGGATCTCCACATTGCCACTGCCCCTGGTGCTAGCCGGAACGGTGACGCAGATATCGGTGCGGCACTGCTGGGGGGCGGTGATCTCGGGGTTGTCGTGATAGATAAAGATCCACTCCCCTTCGGCCAGCCCCTGCTCGGCCGACCACTGGAAGAGCTGGTCACATACCGGCTCGTAGCCAGTGCCGTAAGGGCCGGTCACCCGGATATAGGCCAGAGTGCGCGGCGCCATCTGTTCGGTCTTCATCGCTTGCCTCCTTTCATGGGAACGGCTTTCAGCATAGCCAGCCTCGCGGGTGGGGGCGTGTCCATTCTTGCTCAGTTGCAATAGTGACGGCTGACGACGCAGCCCCCCGGCGTCATGGCAAACTGCTTGCGAAACGCCTTGGCAAAGGCCTGCGAGCTGGCAAACCAGCAGGTCGTCGACTTCAGCCACCCCCACCACGCTGTCGCTCTCCAGCCGCTGTTGCCACAACCCCAAGGTCGGATAAGGCAGTTGCAGAGTGCCCGCCTGGGCATTGGGCATGGCGTAGAGATCCCGCAAGGCGGGGGCATCGGCGTGTTCGGCATGACGGATAGTAATCCGCATATGAGGCTCCTTCTCGAAACAACCATCATGCATGATCGAAGGCTCGTTGGCTCCCTCCCGCAGTGGCTCAACAGGCAAGGCTCGGCGGAAGCGGCAGACCAGAGATCGCCATCAAGATGGCGCACAACAAAAACGGAGCCGAGGCTCCGTTTTATTCAATGCAGTATCAATCCCGGACGGAACGCGCTTCGCGCTCTTCCCGCTCCCTTGCCAACAAGCGTTTGTACCACCAGCTACTGCGACGACGTTGTGCATTGGAAGAGCGACGAGCCATTTCTTAGGTTCCAGCCAAGAGAAGAAAGGAGCCGCATTATGCGATATGGATCACGGCCATGTCTTTAGCTGGATCAAGAAAAGCCTCACTGACCCACGGAAATCGTCTTCTGATCTTTCGCTCCCCCGGGTGGGGCGGATAGCACCACCGCAGGAGACCGCCAAATCAGCAGGCAGAGCAGTAAATTATTCATGAGAGGGATCCTGTTCCGATGCGGGGCACTCTCGAAGAATCGACCGGCCCCGGGGTTTACTTGACTGACAATCATACGGCCTGCTGGCATTGTGGAACCAATATGGTAGCCTGCCAGCGCCTGCGGGCAGTCTCTCGCTGCCATACGCAAACTGCCGGTGAATTTGTCACTTCCTGACAAAATAGAACCTTATTTATCAAATGCTTATTTGGATATTATCCCAATGCGTATCATGCCGTTGCTCAAGGCGGCCTGCCTGAGCCTGATGTTGTCCGCCTGCGTTGCTCCCCTGCTGATGATGGGCCCCACCAGCCAGCTGATGTGGGCCCTGCTAAAACCGCTGGTCGGCTTTGATCCGAACGAGGTCAATCTGTTCGAACAACCGTTAATCAAGGATCGGATGACCGCCATCCTTGGCCCCAACTATGACAGCACCATGCAGTTGCTCAAGACCGCCAATGAATTGCAGCAAGAGGGTCCGCTGTTTTACCTGGTATCCCGTTATGCACCGGTACCCGATATCGCCAAGCAGGCGGGGATGGTGTGGAACTCGCAAACCAACCAGATGTCGGTATTGCTGCAAAAAGGGGATGGCACCACCCTGACCTTCGGCGAAAATCTGGCGGGCACGGCACCGACCTGGCCAACTGCCATGCAGGGCTGGCAGACCTCCACCAGCCAGCTCACCCCGGCGGCCAATGCCCTGACCGGCGCGGCGACCAGTCAGAGTGGCGCCTCCCCCTTCTCCCTTGGCAGCGCGCTGGGCACAGTGACCCGCGGCGTCACCGGCTCGCTGACCAACAGCGCCAGTCAGGCTATCAGCGGCGCAGCCGCCAACGCCACAGGACAGGCCACCCAAGCGGTGAGCCAAAGCGCGACCGATCTGACCCGCAGTGCAACCACCGCAGTCACTGCGCCAGCCAAACAGGCCGTCAGCAACACTGCCGCCACCGTGACGCAGGAAGCTACCAAGGCCATTGCTGTTCCTGCCAAACAAGCAGTCAGCAGCACTGCTGCCACAGTGGCGCAAGAGGCCACCAAGGCCGTTGCCGCTCCGGCCCAACAGACCGTCAGCAGCGCCGCTGCGACCGCGACGCAAGAAGCTACCAAGGCCGTTGTGGCTCCAGCCAAACAAGCCGTCAGCAGCGCCACTGCAACCGCGACGCAAGAGGCCACCAAGGCCGTTGCTGCTACGGCCAAACAGGCCATCAGCAGCGCCGCTGCGACCGTGACGCAAGAAGCCACCAAGGCTGTTGCCGCTCCGGCCCAACAGGCCGTCAGCAGCGCAGCTGCGACCGTGACGCAAGAGGCCACCAAGGCTGTTACCGCTCCTGCCAAACAGGCCATTAGCAGCGCTACAGCAACCGCGACGCAAGAGGCCAACAAGGCTGTTGCCGCTCCGGCCAAACAGGCCGTCAGCAGTGCCGCCGCTACCGTGACACAAGAGGCAACCAAGGCCGTTGTCGAACCG
It encodes the following:
- the pepA gene encoding leucyl aminopeptidase produces the protein MEFSVKSGSPEKQRSACVVVGVFEPRRLSPVAEQLDKISDGYISSLLRRGDLEGKPGQMLLLHQVPGVLSERVLLVGCGKERELDERQYKQIINKTITTLNETGSMEAVCFLTELHVKGRDTYWKVRQAVETTKAGLYSFDQFKTNKAEPRRPLRKLVFNVPTRRELTIGEKAIAHGLAVAKGVRVCRDVANMPPNVCNPAYLASQARRLADAFDNITTKVVGEQEMAELGMNSYLAVARGSDNEAMMAIIEYKGHPDAKPIVLVGKGLTFDSGGISIKPADGMDEMKYDMGGAASVLGTMHALAQLQLPINVIGVLAGCENMPGGNAYRPGDILTSMSGQTIEVLNTDAEGRLVLCDALTYVDRFDPETVIDVATLTGACVIALGHHTSGLLANHNPLAHELLNASEQAGDRAWRLPLFDEYQEQIDSPFADMANIGGRPAGTITAAAFLSRFTKKYNWAHLDIAGTAWKSGKDKGSTGRPVPLLTQFLLNRAGVDIEEKE
- a CDS encoding DNA polymerase III subunit chi, whose product is MSQVTFYLMSEQDDAQASAVERLACTLAAESWGAGHIYLLCNDEAQALRLDELLWQLPPERFVPHQLQGESGMAPVEIGFQPPKRRYARLINLATATPLFAGHFAQVVDFVPTDETQKQQARERYKHYRQAGHTLEMRDQPVLAAPDPTQP
- a CDS encoding valine--tRNA ligase, whose translation is MEKTFNHNAIEQALYQHWEAQGYFKPHGDTSKDSFCIMIPPPNVTGSLHMGHAFQQTLMDTLIRYNRMQGKNTLWQAGTDHAGIATQMVVERKIAAEEGKTRHDYGRDAFIDKIWQWKEESGGTITRQMRRLGDSVDWERERFTMDEGLSAAVQEVFVRLYEDGLMYRGKRLVNWDPKLNTAISDLEVENREIKGHMWHLRYPLANGAKTAEGKDYLIVATTRPETMLGDTAVAVNPEDPRYKALIGQHILLPLVNRLIPIVADEHADMEKGTGCVKITPAHDFNDNEVGKRHSLPMINIFTLDAHVRAEAEVVDTNGNPSTAYDAALPAEFAGLERFAARKAILAKLEELGLLDEIKDHVLQQPYGDRGGVPIEPMLTDQWYVRVAPMAKTAIEAVEDGRIQFVPKQYENMYFSWMRDIQDWCVSRQLWWGHRIPAWYDDAGNVYVGRDEAEVRAKHSIPSVTTLRQDEDVLDTWFSSALWTFSTLGWPNNTEALKTFHPTDVLMSGFDIIFFWIARMIMMTMHFIKDENGQPQVPFKTVYITGLIRDEEGQKMSKSKGNVLDPLDMIDGISLEDLLEKRTGNMMQPQMAEKIGKRTAKQFPEGIEAHGTDALRFTLAALASTGRDINWDMKRLDGYNNFCNKLWNASRYVLMNTEDQDCGFSSQGNGGEMQFSLADRWIQSQLQVAIRDFRTALDTYRFDIAAGVLYEFIWNQFCDWYLELTKPVLGKGSEAEQRAARHTLVTVLESLLRLAHPIIPFITETIWKSVAPLAGVHADTIMIQAFPEFDAAKVDEAAMADQEWVKEFIVSIRNIRAEMNVAPSVPLNVLLQCDAKDAQRAADNEAFLKSLARLESIRVLADGETAPLSVKKLIGATELMIPMAGLIDKDAELARLAKEVARLVGECGRIEGKLGNEAFVAKAPEAVIAKEREKLEDYRLQLTKLEAQQAEIAAL
- a CDS encoding superinfection exclusion B family protein, giving the protein MKRWIQHFYQLNRLNWLMVWLLLCCSIILLFPAGLMKGAVSQWAADHAAWLGVGMLIAISYFCSQGFLIAWEWACEEWQARRQQDQLAQMIGFLDFNEKAVLREFVLQRKSVINLPITEPAVKNLMDAGVLTYAYGKPVREKDDENQIRALMIALPARPLLTYKVLGLSRGKMSDEQVEQIMNARPKFAQKGFQR
- a CDS encoding GyrI-like domain-containing protein, which encodes MAPRTLAYIRVTGPYGTGYEPVCDQLFQWSAEQGLAEGEWIFIYHDNPEITAPQQCRTDICVTVPASTRGSGNVEIQPLAGGRYGQSRFTVTDPAQYPALWQQHIGEVVAAGFEFDDRPCFELYHSVDPVTKIADVSFCSSLKG